In a single window of the Hoyosella subflava DQS3-9A1 genome:
- the purT gene encoding formate-dependent phosphoribosylglycinamide formyltransferase → MIIGTPLSQRATRVMLLGAGELGKEVIIAFQRLGVEVIAVDRYENAPGHHVAHHGHVIDMTDRDALLALIERERPAFIVPEIEAIATDALAEVEKRGGTEVIPTARATQLTMNREGIRRLAAEELGLRTSPYAFADSVEELEEAADRIGYPCVIKPVMSSSGKGQSVAHDAETLKVAWEYALAGGRVNRSRVIIEGFVDFDYEITQLTVRALADGEIETYFCEPIGHKQERGDYIESWQPHPMSERALSAARDIAQKVTGALGGRGIFGVELFVAGDDVYFSEVSPRPHDTGLVTMATQRLSEFELHARAILGLPVDTALRSPGASAVIYGGVDAKHVRFEGVPKALAVPGVDVRLFGKPESYEFRRMGVAVASAENIDVARQRARDAAACVRTIVD, encoded by the coding sequence TTGATCATCGGAACGCCGCTGAGTCAGCGCGCAACACGGGTGATGTTGCTCGGTGCTGGCGAGCTGGGCAAAGAAGTGATCATCGCCTTCCAGCGGCTCGGCGTCGAGGTCATTGCCGTCGACCGCTACGAAAACGCTCCCGGGCACCACGTCGCACACCATGGTCATGTGATCGACATGACGGACCGTGACGCGCTGCTCGCACTTATCGAGCGGGAGCGTCCGGCCTTCATCGTCCCCGAGATCGAGGCGATCGCCACCGACGCGCTCGCTGAGGTGGAGAAGCGTGGCGGCACGGAGGTGATTCCCACTGCGCGCGCAACCCAGCTGACAATGAACCGTGAAGGGATCCGCCGTCTCGCCGCGGAGGAACTTGGGCTGCGGACCTCGCCCTACGCATTCGCCGATTCTGTTGAAGAGCTCGAAGAGGCTGCGGACCGAATCGGGTATCCCTGCGTCATCAAACCTGTGATGTCGTCGTCGGGCAAAGGTCAATCAGTTGCGCACGACGCCGAGACGCTGAAAGTCGCCTGGGAGTACGCGCTCGCCGGTGGCCGGGTCAATCGGAGTCGCGTCATCATCGAGGGTTTCGTCGATTTCGATTACGAGATCACGCAGCTGACTGTCCGTGCCCTCGCAGACGGTGAGATCGAAACGTACTTCTGCGAACCGATCGGTCACAAGCAGGAACGCGGCGACTACATCGAATCCTGGCAGCCACACCCCATGTCGGAGCGAGCGCTCAGCGCGGCCCGTGACATCGCGCAGAAGGTGACAGGCGCCTTGGGCGGCCGGGGGATCTTCGGCGTCGAACTTTTCGTCGCCGGGGACGACGTGTACTTCTCGGAAGTCAGCCCGCGACCGCATGACACTGGCCTGGTCACCATGGCCACCCAGCGCCTCTCAGAATTCGAACTGCACGCTCGCGCGATCCTGGGGCTGCCCGTCGACACGGCGCTGCGCTCCCCGGGTGCATCGGCCGTGATTTACGGGGGAGTAGACGCGAAGCACGTGCGGTTCGAGGGCGTCCCAAAAGCCCTTGCCGTGCCCGGAGTGGACGTGCGGCTTTTCGGGAAGCCAGAGAGTTACGAGTTCCGGCGGATGGGCGTTGCAGTAGCGAGCGCCGAGAACATCGATGTGGCTCGGCAGCGTGCCCGCGACGCTGCGGCGTGCGTCAGAACCATCGTCGACTAA
- a CDS encoding DUF368 domain-containing protein, protein MSNGTGTHLLNVARGGLMGTAEVIPGVSGGTVALITGIYDRLITSAGHAVSGIRIAATDLPRGQGTQRSLVEFRRVHWQLVIGVLIGMAVMLVVAAKIVAPLVEEYPQRSFALFFGLVLASLWVPFTGSGRAWTALNYLVALAAAAAAFFLTGLPPTEISDPNPLLIIGAAAVAICALVLPGVSGSFMLLAFGMYTVTINAVNDRDFGYLALFALGAVLGLSLFVKLLQWLLEHYHHLTLVVMTGLLLGSLRALWPWQPWEEERRELLAPSGDLAVTFGLIGLGMAVVIGILVVAHRHAAREHEPGAIVQ, encoded by the coding sequence ATGTCAAACGGTACGGGCACCCACCTGTTGAATGTGGCACGCGGCGGCCTGATGGGCACCGCCGAGGTGATCCCCGGTGTCAGCGGTGGCACCGTCGCACTGATCACCGGGATTTATGACCGGCTCATCACCTCAGCCGGACATGCCGTCAGCGGCATCCGCATCGCGGCAACCGATCTGCCCCGCGGCCAGGGCACCCAGCGTTCCCTCGTGGAGTTTCGGCGCGTGCACTGGCAGCTCGTCATCGGCGTGCTCATCGGTATGGCCGTCATGCTGGTGGTCGCCGCGAAGATCGTCGCGCCGCTCGTTGAGGAGTACCCACAACGGTCGTTCGCATTGTTCTTCGGTTTGGTGCTCGCATCTCTGTGGGTACCGTTCACTGGATCCGGCCGCGCGTGGACAGCGCTGAACTACCTGGTAGCCCTCGCCGCCGCCGCTGCCGCGTTCTTCCTCACCGGCTTGCCCCCCACGGAGATTTCCGACCCTAACCCGCTTCTGATCATCGGGGCCGCTGCTGTTGCTATCTGCGCGCTGGTCCTGCCCGGTGTATCGGGTTCCTTCATGCTTCTGGCATTCGGCATGTACACCGTGACGATCAACGCGGTGAATGACCGCGACTTCGGCTATTTGGCACTATTCGCCCTGGGGGCAGTCCTCGGCCTATCCCTGTTCGTCAAGCTTCTGCAGTGGCTGCTCGAGCACTACCATCACCTGACACTTGTGGTCATGACGGGCCTGCTCCTCGGCTCGCTGCGCGCACTGTGGCCGTGGCAGCCGTGGGAGGAAGAGCGCCGCGAACTCCTCGCACCCAGCGGCGATCTGGCGGTCACGTTCGGGCTAATAGGCTTGGGGATGGCCGTCGTGATCGGGATCCTGGTCGTGGCGCACCGCCACGCGGCACGCGAGCATGAGCCGGGAGCTATCGTTCAGTAG
- a CDS encoding glutaredoxin family protein, producing the protein MNLRSQAKRMHVGVYTSPGSLACHRTKKALDRYGVHYELYDVTRDAHAARLVQSLGYDELPVVYVRDTLAEPEHWSGYQPGSIDELARFAADTAIFAPADEAVRGIPVAQ; encoded by the coding sequence GTGAACCTCCGAAGTCAGGCGAAGCGTATGCATGTCGGCGTCTACACATCACCAGGCTCCCTTGCCTGCCACAGAACCAAGAAGGCTCTCGACAGGTACGGCGTGCACTACGAGCTCTATGACGTCACCCGTGACGCTCATGCAGCCCGCCTGGTGCAGTCGCTCGGCTACGACGAGCTGCCTGTCGTGTATGTCCGTGACACGCTCGCGGAGCCCGAGCACTGGAGTGGGTACCAGCCCGGAAGCATCGATGAACTTGCCCGCTTCGCCGCCGATACGGCGATTTTCGCACCCGCCGACGAAGCGGTCCGCGGTATCCCAGTCGCACAGTAG
- a CDS encoding MMPL/RND family transporter — translation MVSTVSSAFSRLGAAAAKYAWWVAGFWVVALVTLNVLFPQLEKVIAENSAAFIPENNQASIAITEMSRDFGNPDSSAVGFFVMANENGFGDADREYYNELTQRLVDSRDHVAYILDLQTTPEARELTTSADGNAVTLMTVLHGDNGTTEATRATNAVRDIAASIDKPDGLEVKFSGPVATTSDQLEAIEHAMLIITGVSVILISAALLFAYRRVMSVAFALFILGFGLGLARPLVGILGQAGILEMSMFTAALMTAMVIGAGTDYAVFIIGRFHESRRNGRSMLESIADSIGGIATVIIASGLTIAAACMAMLFTEVGIFRTAGPPIAVGILISLFVSLTLGPALLAILGRRGGADPLMNSGRKAERRWRRAGARVVRRPLAAFFLSIAVISPLVAVAFTHEPNFDEFSAQPADSESNQGYHLANNHFPQNELLPDYVIVRSDHDMRTSADLAALELIAQSVSQVEGVTVLRSITRPDGTPLPEASLGYQAGVVADGLGEATDRIAASQPDLLRLAAGTTELAEGAETARQRIPELVTGTDEVTGLANEILTTVDLLEVTVDEASGGEMDLGAAVSEIHTTAQALSEVAALLAANATTIKASSDMLNNVFGPAIRGECGDLQCSALRAALRSADDVTGGDASRALRTAIEGGQSLDETTARITALSARMHQIADQLESSLGTLAAQGSTAAARERLAELTAGVRELADGVEQLADGAREIADGTQQIPELLNELAEGLQFAAGHLGGMRNNALNGPGSGFYLPDFAFDEPRFVTASQFFLSPDGKTARMIAVSEGDVLTRESFARIDAMRAAARAATENTVLENAEITSTGFAAVYKDLEGEINSDFRLVAIIALTAVTLILIAMLRSIVAPLVIMVWAVVSYIATIGIGVVVWQHLLGMPLHWSVVPISFVVLVGVGADYSMLVITRIREESARTLRGVRSPDGGLRIGVIRALGSTGGVITIAGIVFAMTMFALMSSGLYVLAQLGFVVGIGLLLDILIVRTVLVPASLLLLGKASWWPAKS, via the coding sequence ATGGTCAGCACCGTCAGCTCTGCATTCAGTCGCTTGGGCGCGGCAGCAGCGAAATACGCGTGGTGGGTCGCAGGTTTCTGGGTTGTCGCGCTGGTGACACTGAATGTTTTGTTCCCGCAACTCGAGAAGGTCATCGCCGAGAACTCGGCGGCCTTTATTCCAGAGAACAACCAGGCGAGCATCGCCATCACCGAGATGTCGCGCGACTTCGGCAACCCCGATTCATCAGCCGTCGGCTTCTTCGTCATGGCGAACGAGAACGGCTTCGGAGATGCCGACCGCGAATATTACAACGAGCTGACGCAGCGCCTTGTCGACTCCCGCGACCACGTCGCCTACATCCTTGACCTCCAGACCACACCCGAAGCACGCGAGCTCACCACCAGCGCCGACGGCAACGCAGTCACCCTGATGACCGTTCTCCACGGCGACAACGGCACCACTGAGGCCACGCGGGCGACCAATGCCGTGCGCGACATCGCCGCGTCAATCGACAAGCCGGACGGACTCGAGGTGAAGTTCAGCGGACCTGTCGCAACGACGTCCGACCAGCTTGAGGCAATCGAACACGCCATGCTGATAATCACGGGCGTCAGCGTGATCCTGATCAGCGCCGCGCTCCTCTTCGCATACCGGCGCGTCATGTCAGTAGCATTTGCGTTGTTCATCCTGGGATTCGGACTCGGTCTCGCACGCCCGTTGGTGGGGATCCTCGGGCAGGCCGGAATTCTCGAGATGTCGATGTTCACGGCTGCGCTAATGACAGCAATGGTCATCGGCGCCGGCACCGACTACGCCGTATTCATCATTGGCAGATTCCACGAATCGCGACGGAACGGGCGGTCAATGCTCGAGTCAATCGCCGATTCCATCGGAGGAATCGCGACGGTCATCATCGCATCGGGCCTCACCATCGCCGCGGCCTGCATGGCGATGCTCTTCACTGAGGTAGGAATCTTCCGCACCGCTGGCCCCCCAATTGCCGTCGGCATCCTCATATCGCTGTTCGTCTCGCTGACACTCGGCCCCGCGCTGCTCGCAATCCTGGGCCGCCGCGGTGGCGCCGACCCGCTGATGAACAGCGGACGCAAAGCAGAACGCCGCTGGCGCCGGGCCGGCGCCCGCGTGGTTCGTCGCCCGCTGGCAGCCTTCTTCCTCTCTATTGCGGTGATTTCCCCGCTCGTCGCGGTCGCGTTCACGCACGAACCGAATTTCGATGAGTTCAGCGCACAGCCAGCGGACTCGGAAAGCAATCAGGGCTATCACCTCGCGAACAACCACTTCCCGCAAAATGAACTGCTCCCCGATTATGTGATCGTCCGAAGCGACCACGATATGCGCACCAGCGCCGACCTCGCAGCCCTCGAGCTCATCGCGCAATCCGTCTCGCAAGTCGAAGGCGTCACCGTTTTACGATCGATAACGCGGCCCGACGGAACGCCGCTCCCCGAAGCATCACTCGGCTACCAGGCTGGTGTTGTCGCTGATGGCTTGGGAGAGGCGACTGACCGGATCGCTGCCTCCCAGCCAGACCTGCTCCGACTCGCGGCGGGCACAACAGAACTCGCCGAAGGTGCGGAAACTGCTCGCCAACGGATTCCCGAACTCGTCACCGGCACCGATGAGGTGACTGGGCTCGCGAACGAGATCCTTACCACTGTTGACCTCCTCGAGGTCACCGTCGACGAAGCATCTGGCGGGGAAATGGACCTCGGTGCGGCGGTCTCGGAGATTCACACCACAGCGCAGGCCCTCAGCGAGGTCGCGGCGCTCCTTGCCGCGAACGCAACCACCATCAAAGCCTCATCTGACATGCTCAACAACGTTTTCGGTCCCGCAATAAGGGGTGAGTGCGGCGACCTGCAATGCTCAGCGTTACGCGCGGCACTCCGGAGCGCGGACGACGTAACGGGCGGCGACGCCTCCCGCGCGCTGCGCACCGCAATCGAGGGCGGACAAAGCCTCGACGAGACCACAGCCAGAATCACTGCGCTGTCTGCGCGCATGCATCAAATCGCAGACCAGCTCGAGTCCTCCCTGGGCACCCTCGCCGCGCAAGGCTCAACCGCCGCCGCACGTGAGCGGCTCGCGGAACTCACAGCCGGAGTCCGGGAACTTGCCGACGGAGTAGAACAACTAGCTGATGGGGCCCGTGAGATCGCGGACGGCACTCAGCAGATCCCCGAACTTCTCAATGAGCTCGCAGAAGGCCTGCAGTTCGCGGCGGGGCATCTCGGCGGGATGCGTAACAACGCACTCAACGGACCCGGCTCCGGGTTCTACCTGCCCGACTTCGCATTCGACGAACCCCGATTTGTCACCGCCAGCCAGTTCTTCCTGTCTCCCGACGGTAAAACCGCGCGCATGATCGCGGTGTCAGAAGGCGATGTTCTCACCCGGGAATCGTTCGCCCGGATCGACGCGATGCGGGCGGCGGCACGGGCCGCGACCGAGAACACCGTGCTGGAGAACGCAGAAATCACGTCGACGGGCTTCGCAGCCGTCTACAAAGATCTCGAAGGCGAGATCAACAGCGACTTCAGGCTTGTCGCAATCATCGCTCTCACGGCCGTCACGCTCATCCTTATCGCCATGCTGCGCAGCATCGTCGCACCGCTCGTCATCATGGTGTGGGCGGTAGTCTCCTACATCGCCACCATCGGCATCGGTGTCGTCGTCTGGCAGCACCTCCTCGGAATGCCCCTGCACTGGTCGGTGGTCCCGATCTCCTTCGTCGTGCTCGTGGGTGTCGGCGCCGATTACAGCATGCTCGTCATCACTCGGATCCGGGAGGAGTCAGCTAGAACCCTGCGCGGCGTCCGATCCCCCGACGGCGGGCTCCGGATTGGCGTCATTCGAGCGCTCGGCTCAACAGGAGGAGTGATCACCATCGCGGGGATCGTGTTCGCGATGACGATGTTCGCTCTCATGTCCAGCGGCCTGTATGTCCTGGCGCAGCTCGGTTTCGTGGTGGGCATCGGATTGCTACTCGACATTCTCATTGTCCGCACCGTTCTCGTGCCGGCATCGCTGCTTCTCCTGGGGAAGGCGTCATGGTGGCCTGCGAAGAGCTAG
- a CDS encoding AurF N-oxygenase family protein gives MTLSIDDAVKTGRDSAAGSEEAPAINDEYTDALQTLSEGSVRKHFDPYEDIDWDSPEFRVDPTDRRWILPKADPLGRHPWYLAQPEDKQIEIGMWRQANIMRVGMHFENVLIRGIMQYVWNLDNGNPEFRYLTHEAAEECNHTQMFQEGVNRIGADVPGMTGLLRKLVPFAEIAVKFYPEWFFTFVLGGEEPIDHLQKSILRAGGEIHPMLERVMQIHVAEEARHISFAHKYLERNVPQANLVKRHLLSVLFPVTMRWMCDIIIIPPKEFGEKFDIPKSVLKELYWDTDESKETLRNIFGDVRALARHSGLMTPVGKLAWKLCGIGGRESRFRSEPTADQTIVANLTRAA, from the coding sequence ATGACGCTTTCCATTGATGACGCTGTGAAGACCGGTCGAGACTCTGCTGCCGGAAGCGAAGAAGCTCCGGCAATAAACGACGAGTACACCGATGCTCTGCAGACCCTGTCCGAAGGTTCGGTGCGCAAGCACTTCGACCCTTATGAGGACATTGACTGGGACTCGCCTGAGTTTCGCGTTGACCCCACAGACCGTCGGTGGATTCTCCCGAAGGCTGACCCGCTAGGCCGGCACCCGTGGTACCTGGCGCAGCCAGAGGACAAGCAGATCGAAATCGGCATGTGGCGCCAGGCCAACATCATGCGCGTGGGTATGCACTTCGAGAACGTCCTGATCCGCGGCATCATGCAGTACGTATGGAACCTCGATAACGGTAACCCTGAGTTCCGGTACCTCACCCATGAGGCTGCAGAAGAGTGCAACCACACCCAGATGTTTCAGGAAGGCGTCAACCGGATCGGTGCAGACGTCCCGGGGATGACAGGGCTGCTTCGCAAGCTCGTACCATTCGCTGAGATTGCCGTGAAGTTCTACCCCGAGTGGTTCTTCACCTTCGTTCTCGGTGGCGAGGAGCCTATCGACCACCTGCAGAAGAGCATCCTTCGCGCCGGGGGTGAGATCCACCCCATGCTCGAGCGGGTGATGCAGATCCACGTGGCCGAAGAAGCACGTCACATTTCCTTCGCGCACAAGTACCTCGAGCGCAACGTTCCCCAGGCAAACCTCGTGAAGCGGCACCTGCTGTCCGTGCTATTCCCGGTGACCATGCGCTGGATGTGCGACATCATCATCATTCCGCCGAAGGAGTTCGGCGAGAAGTTCGACATCCCGAAGTCGGTCCTCAAGGAACTGTACTGGGACACCGACGAGTCCAAGGAAACGCTCCGCAATATCTTTGGTGACGTGCGTGCGCTCGCACGCCACTCTGGCCTAATGACTCCGGTCGGCAAGCTTGCCTGGAAGCTCTGCGGGATCGGCGGCCGCGAATCCCGCTTCCGCAGCGAGCCCACAGCAGACCAGACGATCGTCGCGAACCTGACTCGGGCGGCGTGA
- a CDS encoding FAD-dependent oxidoreductase has protein sequence MPHVVTQSCCSDASCVFACPVNCIHPTPDAPDFLQAEMLYIDPEACVDCGACAEACPVDAIVPHTKLSNSYAEYAQINADFYREPRPRTPLALIPVSEVIADQTAKLRVAVVGSGPAALYVADELLKQRGVQVNVFEKLPTPHGLVRYGVAPDHQSTKKVTGLFGMIAAQDNFEFYLGVEVGKDITPEELAAHHDAVVYAYGASGDRHLNIPGEELEGSVAATEFVAWYNGHPDYADRNFDLSHERAVIVGNGNVALDVARILTADPDELAQTDISRHALEALRESRIREVVLLGRRGAAQAAYTLPEFHGLIRKHKAEFVIDKDELVLDEQTVQLRSEGALDPQIERKIELAEEIALRIPGGGSERRIVFRYLASPTGILGDTHVTGVSVVHNKLVTGDDGKVRPQPTANAEVIDAGLVLRSVGYRGKPLAGMPFDYDRAVIPNEAGRVLNRAGGSQLPGAYVCGWIKRGPSGFIGTNKSCAKETVDNLVADFNAGKLPEPHPKVREIGKLVRSRQPNVIDSVGWQRIDQTELQVGAAQGSVRRKLTKLEDLIASAQEPPRHGLNRVLHLGRK, from the coding sequence ATGCCCCACGTCGTCACCCAATCCTGTTGCAGTGACGCGTCGTGTGTCTTCGCCTGCCCGGTCAACTGCATCCATCCCACGCCTGACGCGCCCGACTTTCTTCAGGCTGAGATGCTCTACATCGACCCCGAGGCGTGTGTGGACTGCGGGGCTTGCGCCGAAGCGTGCCCCGTCGACGCGATCGTGCCACACACCAAGCTGTCCAACAGCTACGCCGAGTATGCACAGATCAACGCCGACTTTTATCGTGAGCCGCGCCCACGGACGCCCCTCGCACTCATTCCCGTTTCTGAGGTCATCGCTGATCAGACCGCGAAGCTGCGCGTAGCTGTTGTCGGATCTGGCCCAGCGGCGCTGTACGTCGCGGATGAGCTCCTCAAGCAGCGCGGCGTCCAAGTCAACGTGTTCGAGAAGCTACCCACCCCGCACGGCCTCGTCCGTTATGGCGTGGCACCGGACCACCAGTCCACCAAGAAGGTGACAGGGCTGTTCGGGATGATTGCTGCCCAGGACAACTTCGAGTTCTACCTCGGCGTTGAGGTAGGCAAGGACATCACACCGGAGGAACTGGCGGCGCACCATGACGCCGTCGTCTATGCGTACGGCGCATCCGGCGACCGCCACCTCAACATCCCTGGCGAGGAACTCGAGGGCAGCGTAGCCGCTACTGAATTCGTTGCCTGGTACAACGGCCATCCCGATTACGCCGACCGGAACTTCGACCTGAGCCATGAACGCGCCGTCATCGTGGGCAACGGCAACGTGGCGCTGGACGTCGCACGGATCCTCACTGCCGACCCTGATGAACTTGCGCAGACGGATATCTCTAGACATGCGCTCGAAGCGCTGCGTGAGAGCAGAATTCGCGAAGTCGTCCTACTCGGACGGCGCGGTGCGGCCCAAGCGGCGTATACGCTGCCCGAGTTTCACGGACTCATCCGCAAACACAAAGCCGAGTTTGTCATCGACAAGGACGAACTCGTCCTGGACGAGCAGACAGTTCAGCTGCGCAGTGAGGGCGCGCTCGACCCGCAGATCGAACGGAAAATTGAGCTGGCTGAGGAGATCGCACTGCGGATTCCGGGCGGCGGAAGTGAGCGCCGTATCGTCTTCCGCTACCTCGCATCACCCACCGGAATCCTCGGCGATACCCACGTCACCGGAGTCAGCGTCGTCCACAACAAACTTGTGACGGGTGACGACGGCAAGGTTCGTCCGCAGCCGACAGCAAACGCTGAGGTGATTGACGCGGGCCTGGTTCTTCGGTCAGTCGGCTACCGGGGCAAACCACTCGCGGGGATGCCATTCGACTACGACCGTGCAGTGATCCCGAACGAGGCCGGCCGGGTGCTGAACCGCGCAGGCGGATCACAGCTCCCGGGTGCGTATGTGTGCGGCTGGATCAAGCGAGGGCCATCGGGCTTCATTGGCACCAACAAGTCGTGTGCCAAAGAAACCGTGGACAACCTTGTGGCGGACTTCAACGCGGGCAAGCTGCCAGAGCCGCACCCCAAGGTCAGGGAGATCGGGAAACTGGTTCGGTCGCGCCAGCCCAACGTCATCGACAGCGTCGGCTGGCAGCGAATCGATCAGACGGAACTCCAAGTCGGTGCCGCACAAGGTTCCGTACGGAGAAAGCTGACCAAGCTCGAGGATTTGATTGCCTCAGCACAGGAACCCCCGCGTCACGGACTGAACCGGGTACTGCACCTGGGCCGAAAGTAA
- a CDS encoding AurF N-oxygenase family protein, translating to MAHSNVHAVTSVRNSEVRRDDAPANADEFSGDTNASYGQVLRTLSDGSVHRRFDPYLDIDWESPDFQIDPADKRWILPPADPLGRHPWYLAQSEEKQIAIGIWRQANMCRVGLHFEQLLIRGLMQYMFSLKNGDPEFRYITHEAAEECNHTLMFQELVNRAGVDVPGMGPVDRKLTLAIWPAVRFFPTWFFTMIIGGEEPIDHLQKTVLRSGGQVHPLLERIMQIHIAEESRHISFAHEYLRRHVTGMGTVGRFALSLLTPLTFRIMGDMIAVPPAEFRKTFGIPRSVIRELYWKSPESRETLQNIFADVRALAWDTGLMNPIARRLWKLLAIDGPISRYRSEPTAEQVRIARLSQSA from the coding sequence ATGGCGCACTCCAATGTTCACGCTGTGACGTCGGTCCGGAACTCCGAGGTGCGGCGCGACGACGCTCCGGCCAACGCTGACGAGTTTTCCGGCGACACCAACGCCAGTTATGGGCAGGTCCTTCGGACACTGTCGGACGGGTCGGTCCATCGGCGTTTCGATCCATATCTCGACATCGACTGGGAGTCGCCGGACTTTCAGATCGATCCAGCCGACAAGCGCTGGATATTGCCTCCGGCAGATCCGCTTGGCCGGCATCCTTGGTACCTCGCCCAGTCAGAGGAGAAGCAGATCGCCATTGGGATCTGGCGCCAGGCCAACATGTGCCGGGTCGGTCTCCACTTCGAGCAACTGCTGATCCGGGGCCTGATGCAGTACATGTTCTCCCTGAAGAACGGTGATCCGGAGTTCCGCTACATCACGCACGAAGCCGCTGAAGAGTGCAACCACACTCTGATGTTTCAGGAACTTGTGAACCGCGCTGGTGTTGACGTGCCCGGCATGGGTCCCGTCGACCGCAAGCTCACCCTGGCGATCTGGCCGGCGGTGCGATTCTTCCCTACGTGGTTCTTTACGATGATCATCGGCGGCGAAGAACCGATCGACCACTTGCAGAAAACCGTGCTGCGTTCCGGCGGGCAGGTCCACCCACTTCTTGAGCGGATCATGCAGATCCATATCGCCGAAGAGTCACGCCATATTTCGTTCGCGCACGAGTACTTGCGTCGGCATGTAACTGGCATGGGCACTGTTGGCCGATTCGCGCTCTCGCTGCTGACGCCTCTGACCTTCCGGATCATGGGGGACATGATCGCGGTGCCGCCGGCGGAGTTCCGCAAGACGTTCGGCATTCCGCGCTCGGTGATACGTGAGCTGTACTGGAAGAGCCCTGAATCGCGGGAGACGCTCCAGAACATTTTCGCGGATGTTCGGGCCCTGGCTTGGGATACCGGGCTGATGAACCCGATTGCCCGGCGGTTGTGGAAACTCCTTGCGATTGACGGTCCGATCTCGCGTTACCGCAGCGAGCCCACAGCCGAGCAGGTACGGATCGCGCGGCTGAGCCAGAGCGCGTGA
- a CDS encoding amidohydrolase family protein, with the protein MSASGAAQPPLEVNVEGFAFPDNRVDAPVKGLLQAHDHLWSYKGFGEGPFCGKTFDQEGIAAALADCDTHPLALTAWFESLMEGEEPAPPRGWPTFDDWPGHEWPTHSQSYYKGVERLWRSGVRVFVDHMVSNRALCEVYPLRQSTCDEMASVRAQIAESRAFEAFLDVEYGEGQGWYRIVGSPAEAREVIAQGKMAVVLGVEISEPFGCSMLNSAPQCAEETIDQGLAELHDLGVRSMFLCHKFDNALCGVRFDEGLTGVAVNAGNALTTGEFWHAETCQGPYQDNTALGFDELAQAPHCNRRGLTGLGVHTIYAMMERGMIVELDHMSVKAADHALSILEAESYAGAISSHNWMDGALSPRLLQLGGLVTGISRESNQFLDYWRAARAAAPDPDTFAFGYGLDANGLNSGLPRAGQSAEINYPFRSFDGNALIDRQIWGERTWDFNEDGLVHEGLVPDWLEALRLDAGSDGPQFVADMSRGAEAYLRMWEAATER; encoded by the coding sequence GTGTCAGCTTCTGGAGCGGCACAGCCACCTCTAGAGGTCAATGTGGAGGGGTTCGCCTTCCCGGACAACCGCGTCGACGCGCCCGTGAAAGGCCTGCTGCAGGCGCACGATCACCTCTGGTCATACAAGGGTTTCGGTGAAGGCCCTTTCTGCGGCAAAACGTTCGATCAAGAGGGGATCGCCGCCGCGCTCGCTGACTGTGACACGCACCCGCTGGCATTAACCGCCTGGTTCGAGTCACTGATGGAGGGGGAGGAGCCAGCACCGCCGCGCGGGTGGCCGACATTCGACGATTGGCCGGGGCACGAGTGGCCCACACACAGCCAGAGTTACTACAAAGGAGTGGAACGCCTGTGGCGCTCTGGTGTGCGCGTCTTCGTCGACCACATGGTGTCCAACCGGGCGCTGTGCGAGGTCTACCCGCTCCGGCAGAGCACATGCGACGAAATGGCCAGCGTCCGCGCGCAGATAGCGGAGTCACGGGCTTTCGAAGCCTTTCTCGATGTCGAGTATGGCGAGGGGCAAGGCTGGTATCGCATCGTCGGCAGTCCAGCGGAAGCGCGCGAGGTGATCGCGCAGGGCAAGATGGCTGTCGTTCTCGGAGTGGAGATCAGTGAACCCTTCGGATGTTCGATGCTGAACTCTGCGCCGCAATGCGCTGAAGAAACGATCGACCAGGGGCTAGCCGAACTGCACGACCTGGGCGTCCGCTCGATGTTCCTCTGCCACAAGTTCGACAACGCGCTCTGCGGTGTCCGATTCGATGAAGGTCTCACCGGCGTCGCGGTCAACGCAGGCAATGCACTGACGACAGGGGAGTTCTGGCACGCGGAGACGTGTCAAGGTCCGTACCAGGACAACACGGCACTGGGCTTTGACGAACTGGCCCAGGCGCCGCACTGTAATCGCCGGGGCCTCACCGGCCTGGGTGTGCACACGATTTACGCCATGATGGAGCGCGGCATGATCGTTGAACTCGACCACATGAGTGTCAAAGCCGCAGATCACGCGCTGTCGATACTGGAAGCTGAAAGCTACGCCGGCGCTATTTCGTCGCACAACTGGATGGACGGCGCACTGAGTCCCCGCCTGCTGCAGCTCGGCGGCCTCGTCACCGGGATCTCCCGGGAATCGAACCAATTTCTCGACTACTGGCGGGCTGCGCGGGCGGCCGCTCCTGACCCGGACACGTTCGCGTTCGGCTATGGGCTTGACGCGAACGGCCTGAATTCGGGTTTGCCGCGCGCGGGTCAGAGTGCTGAGATCAACTATCCCTTTCGCTCATTTGACGGTAACGCTCTAATCGACCGCCAGATCTGGGGCGAGCGAACCTGGGACTTCAATGAGGACGGTCTGGTCCATGAAGGCCTCGTGCCGGACTGGCTCGAGGCGCTCAGGCTTGATGCTGGCTCCGACGGTCCGCAATTCGTGGCCGACATGTCGCGCGGCGCGGAGGCCTATTTGCGCATGTGGGAAGCCGCTACTGAACGATAG